A DNA window from Coffea arabica cultivar ET-39 chromosome 6c, Coffea Arabica ET-39 HiFi, whole genome shotgun sequence contains the following coding sequences:
- the LOC140008365 gene encoding uncharacterized protein has translation MAIQRFGLSPLLLLLQLLFLVWWSESSSDTNSVYSPCSDAKVQRSDGFTFSIAFASRNNFFFNNSLQLSPCDRRLSLSSSNSQVAVFRPKVDEISLLSINTSNFFPDSYGGYMVAFAGRKYAARSLPAFVANGSYIVTSFTLALEFKKGRLQNLYWKRDGCTSCSGNSNFVCLNNQDCAIRTNSCKNRGGNVDCSLGIQLAFSGTDKHDAVFNSWYEVKNLRQYSLYGLYSNLRDSLTNQYNKFF, from the exons ATGGCGATTCAGAGATTTGGACTAAGCCCTCTGCTTCTACTGCTTCAGTTGTTGTTTCTTGTTTGGTGGTCTGAGTCGAGTAGTGATACGAACTCGGTATACTCACCCTGTTCGGACGCCAAGGTTCAGAGATCAGATGGGTTCACTTTCAGCATCGCATTTGCCTCGAGaaacaatttcttcttcaacaaTTCCCTCCAGCTTTCGCCCTGCGACCGACGCTTGTCCCTGTCATCCTCCAACTCTCAAGTCGCTGTCTTTCGTCCTAAAGTCGATGAGATCTCCCTCCTATCCATTAACACCTCTAACTTCTTCCCG GATTCTTATGGAGGATATATGGTGGCATTTGCTGGTAGGAAATATGCTGCAAGATCTCTTCCTGCTTTTGTTGCCAACGGCTCCTACATCGTGACCAGCTTTACTCTT gCGTTGGAATTTAAGAAGGGTAGGCTGCAAAACTTATACTGGAAGAGAGATGGCTGCACTTCATGTTCGGGCAACTCTAATTTTGTTTGCCTTAATAATCAAGATTGTGCAATCAGAACTAATAGCTGTAAGAACAGAGGGGGCAATGTTGATTGCAGCCTGGGCATACAACTTGCATTTTCCGGCACTGATAAGCATGATGCGGTATTTAACTCGTGGTATGAAGTGAAAAACCTTCGTCAGTACTCCCTCTATGGCCTTTATTCCAATCTCAGGGATTCACTAACTAATCAATACAACAAGTTTTTCTAG
- the LOC140008366 gene encoding uncharacterized protein: MGTSNPSISTRPTFSSSFSAAARSSIVKQKQVFLHEWWLEKAHPSSAGRRLSVGGCTERLGTRIFHSSAVLKRYDTVTLGTEDGILVKICGAINKSRTHENGFPLEVCFRFLYGFPFDWEEFANQSFAEESTNRAILQGLSNLDGHEASSVDGLNRFSAKSFDDLPVALLRDFSDSSVEYSATCELWKSTFKDILQKYGDSVKDHATTEISSEEETPRKQKNSKGEHDISIRKDRITKDQVMAESSSVEIPNEHEKSMVKQNNKREHDMPKGRGRRIKLQNFTLDKSTSSASNVERKGPRTRSSTQNSTSKHEESVSVTNAGNTVFNGTEITRKLKLRNRFVEVHVKRIQ; this comes from the exons ATGGGGACTTCAAATCCGAGTATTTCAACCCGACCGACgttctcctcctccttctccGCCGCTGCCCGTTCCTCCATCGTCAAACAGAAACAG GTTTTTTTGCACGAATGGTGGCTCGAGAAAGCTCATCCAAGTTCGGCTGGCAGACGACTAAGCGTTGGAGGCTGCACCGA GAGACTAGGAACAAGAATTTTTCACTCATCAGCTGTTCTGAAAAGGTATGATACTGTGACTCTTGGGACGGAAGACGGCATTCTAGTCAAAATTTGTGGTGCTATCAATAAGTCTCGAACACATGAAAATGGATTCCCGCTAGAG GTTTGCTTTCGTTTCCTTTATGGATTTCCGTTTGACTGGGAAGAGTTTGCTAACCAGTCCTTTGCTGAAGAATCAACTAACAGAGCTATTCTTCAAGGATTGTCTAATTTGGATGGGCATGAAGCATCTTCTGTCGACGGTTTAAACAGGTTTTCAGCAAAGTCCTTTGATGACCTCCCTGTGGCTCTTTTACGTGATTTCTCAGATTCGTCTGTTGAATATTCTGCTACCTGTGAACTCTGGAAAAGTACGTTTAAAGATATATTGCAAAAGTATGGAGACAGTGTAAAAGATCATGCAACGACGGAAATTTCTTCTGAGGAAGAAACTCCAAGGAAGCAGAAGAACAGCAAAGGTGAGCATGATATCTCTATCAGAAAAGACAGAATAACAAAAGATCAGGTGATGGCAGAAAGTTCTTCCGTAGAAATCCCGAATGAACATGAGAAGAGTATGGTTAAGCAGAATAACAAACGAGAGCATGATATGCCTAAAGGAAGAGGTAGACGAATAAAGCTACAGAATTTTACTCTTGACAAAAGCACATCATCTGCTTCAAATGTTGAAAGAAAGGGTCCTCGTACCAGGAGCAGTACTCAAAACTCAACCAGTAAGCATGAAGAGAGTGTTTCAGTAACAAATGCTGGAAATACTGTTTTCAATGGGACTGAGATAACCAGAAAGTTGAAGTTAAGAAATCGGTTTGTAGAAGTGCATGTAAAGCGTATTCAATAG
- the LOC140008367 gene encoding RING-H2 finger protein ATL70-like has product MNATETSPGGFMGSGNIGGLGYGIGVSVGILVLITTITLASYYCTRRSATVVAPLQRNPQQDPADPRHLVVEAGLDEATLLSYPEMLYSEAKVKNNDSTGSCCSICLADYKNTDMLRLLPDCGHLFHLKCVDPWLRQHPTCPVCRTSPLPTPLSTPLAEVAPLATRPIG; this is encoded by the coding sequence ATGAACGCCACAGAAACAAGCCCAGGAGGCTTTATGGGCTCTGGGAACATCGGCGGATTAGGGTACGGTATCGGTGTATCAGTCGGAATCCTCGTCCTAATTACCACCATCACTCTCGCTTCATACTATTGCACCAGAAGGTCAGCGACAGTGGTTGCACCGCTTCAGAGAAACCCTCAACAGGACCCGGCTGATCCACGACACCTAGTCGTAGAAGCCGGGCTTGACGAGGCAACGCTTTTGAGCTATCCGGAGATGTTATACTCAGAAGCTAAGGTCAAGAACAACGACTCCACGGGCAGTTGCTGTTCCATTTGCTTGGCGGATTACAAGAACACCGATATGCTGAGGCTGCTGCCGGATTGCGGGCACCTATTTCATCTCAAGTGTGTGGATCCGTGGTTGCGGCAGCATCCCACTTGCCCGGTGTGTAGAACTTCTCCGTTGCCGACGCCACTCTCAACTCCTCTGGCGGAGGTGGCTCCCCTCGCAACCAGACCCATTGGATAA
- the LOC140008368 gene encoding uncharacterized protein, which produces MARSQLINLIGLLGLFLSVALLLVPSTSAASTTVRYCDKKAQYAVKVSGVDITPYPITRNKKTTFKIAASTDATISGGELVIDVSYFGFNVRTEKHNLCNETSCPVTAGDFEIAHSQVLPGYTPPGSYTLKLKLSDANKQLLTCINFDFSIGFVATEDVADT; this is translated from the exons ATGGCGAGGTCTCAATTGATCAATCTGATTGGGCTGTTGGGACTCTTCCTGTCGGTGGCTTTACTACTTGTTCCGTCGACTTCAGCCGCATCTACGACAGTTCGATACTGCG ATAAGAAGGCTCAGTATGCTGTTAAGGTCAGTGGAGTTGACATCACACCTTACCCTATCACAAGGAACAAGAAAACTACCTTCAAAATCGCTGCATCTACAG ATGCAACCATCTCTGGAGGGGAACTAGTGATTGATGTGTCCTACTTTGGATTCAATGTTCGCACGGAGAAACATAATCTTTGTAACGAGACATCGTGCCCTGTTACTGCAGGAGATTTTGAGATTGCTCACTCGCAAGTTTTACCGGGATATACCCCACCT GGTTCTTACACGCTCAAATTGAAATTGTCGGATGCTAACAAGCAGCTGTTGACATGCATTAACTTTGACTTCAGCATAGGCTTTGTTGCAACGGAGGATGTTGCCGATACTTGA
- the LOC140008369 gene encoding uncharacterized protein isoform X3 → MEYETVQAGQGIWEITGYAGHKVVNMNVRTCTCREWNITGVPCVHTCAAIIDSDQERADLIHPYYSIEYYCRAYKGMVIPIPEEGLWVQTSGLPIQPSKLRRRPGRLRKLRRKSADELVNNDVVTRKGTIAHCSNCNMPGHNKKDESATQTRMRGSTTPPRNVGGRPRTINVDTQNTNVNMTGGNGRGNRRGRGNGRGRGNGRGVESSTRGGARGKRGRGEFSGCPPPFSGFGNWNDNGMSDGRNFIPSDMVARMAMQSHNTSETWTVQIWTNDPLTGGSQLSTNTNTNEGSIPITQIQRHSTRFGDVLFSSQSSSTRTCVHQDSRIPPNESSSNC, encoded by the exons ATGGAATATGAAACTGTTCAAGCTGGTCAAGGCATATGGGAGATCACAGGCTATGCAGGGCACAAAGTTGTTAACATGAATGTAAGAACTTGTACTTGTAGAGAATGGAATATAACTGGTGTTCCTTGTGTACATACATGTGCAGCAATTATAGATTCTGATCAAGAACGAGCAGACCTTATCCATCCATATTATAGTATAGAGTACTATTGTAGAGCTTATAAGGGTATGGTGATTCCTATTCCAGAAGAGGGTCTATGGGTTCAGACAAGTGGCTTGCCTATTCAACCATCAAAACTAAGGAGAAGACCTGGCAGACTAAGAAAGCTACGAAGAAAAAGTGCAGATGAGCTTGTGAATAATGATGTGGTAACCAGAAAGGGTACTATAGCCCACTGCAGCAACTGTAATATGCCTGGTCATAATAAGAAG GATGAAAGTGCCACTCAAACAAGAATGAGAGGAAGTACAACCCCTCCAAGAAATGTTGGTGGAAGACCGAGAACGATTAATGTGGACACACAGAATACTAATGTCAATATGACTGGTGGTAATGGAAGGGGTAATAGAAGGGGCAGAGGTAATGGTAGGGGAAGAGGTAATGGTAGGGGAGTGGAATCGTCAACTAGAGGCGGGGCAAGAGGGAAAAGAGGGAGAGGTGAATTTTCAGGATGTCCTCCACCGTTTTCTGGATTTGGAAATTGGAATGATAATGGCATGTCTGATGGTAGAAATTTCATCCCATCTGATATG GTGGCAAGGATGGCCATGCAATCTCATAACACTTCTGAAACCTGGACAGTTCAAATA TGGACAAATGACCCCCTGACCGGAGGCTCACAATTGAGCACTAATACCAATACTAATGAGGGTAGTATACCCATTACTCAG ATCCAAAGGCATTCAACAAGATTTGGTGATGTTTTGTTCTCCAGTCAATCTTCCAGCACAAGGACATGTGTGCATCAAGACTCTCGAATACCACCTAATGAAAGTTCATCTAACTGTTAA
- the LOC140008369 gene encoding uncharacterized protein isoform X2, whose protein sequence is MEYETVQAGQGIWEITGYAGHKVVNMNVRTCTCREWNITGVPCVHTCAAIIDSDQERADLIHPYYSIEYYCRAYKGMVIPIPEEGLWVQTSGLPIQPSKLRRRPGRLRKLRRKSADELVNNDVVTRKGTIAHCSNCNMPGHNKKACKQLRQDESATQTRMRGSTTPPRNVGGRPRTINVDTQNTNVNMTGGNGRGNRRGRGNGRGRGNGRGVESSTRGGARGKRGRGEFSGCPPPFSGFGNWNDNGMSDGRNFIPSDMVARMAMQSHNTSETWTVQIWTNDPLTGGSQLSTNTNTNEGSIPITQIQRHSTRFGDVLFSSQSSSTRTCVHQDSRIPPNESSSNC, encoded by the exons ATGGAATATGAAACTGTTCAAGCTGGTCAAGGCATATGGGAGATCACAGGCTATGCAGGGCACAAAGTTGTTAACATGAATGTAAGAACTTGTACTTGTAGAGAATGGAATATAACTGGTGTTCCTTGTGTACATACATGTGCAGCAATTATAGATTCTGATCAAGAACGAGCAGACCTTATCCATCCATATTATAGTATAGAGTACTATTGTAGAGCTTATAAGGGTATGGTGATTCCTATTCCAGAAGAGGGTCTATGGGTTCAGACAAGTGGCTTGCCTATTCAACCATCAAAACTAAGGAGAAGACCTGGCAGACTAAGAAAGCTACGAAGAAAAAGTGCAGATGAGCTTGTGAATAATGATGTGGTAACCAGAAAGGGTACTATAGCCCACTGCAGCAACTGTAATATGCCTGGTCATAATAAGAAGGCATGCAAGCAACTAAGACAA GATGAAAGTGCCACTCAAACAAGAATGAGAGGAAGTACAACCCCTCCAAGAAATGTTGGTGGAAGACCGAGAACGATTAATGTGGACACACAGAATACTAATGTCAATATGACTGGTGGTAATGGAAGGGGTAATAGAAGGGGCAGAGGTAATGGTAGGGGAAGAGGTAATGGTAGGGGAGTGGAATCGTCAACTAGAGGCGGGGCAAGAGGGAAAAGAGGGAGAGGTGAATTTTCAGGATGTCCTCCACCGTTTTCTGGATTTGGAAATTGGAATGATAATGGCATGTCTGATGGTAGAAATTTCATCCCATCTGATATG GTGGCAAGGATGGCCATGCAATCTCATAACACTTCTGAAACCTGGACAGTTCAAATA TGGACAAATGACCCCCTGACCGGAGGCTCACAATTGAGCACTAATACCAATACTAATGAGGGTAGTATACCCATTACTCAG ATCCAAAGGCATTCAACAAGATTTGGTGATGTTTTGTTCTCCAGTCAATCTTCCAGCACAAGGACATGTGTGCATCAAGACTCTCGAATACCACCTAATGAAAGTTCATCTAACTGTTAA
- the LOC140008369 gene encoding uncharacterized protein isoform X4, which yields MEYETVQAGQGIWEITGYAGHKVVNMNVRTCTCREWNITGVPCVHTCAAIIDSDQERADLIHPYYSIEYYCRAYKGMVIPIPEEGLWVQTSGLPIQPSKLRRRPGRLRKLRRKSADELVNNDVVTRKGTIAHCSNCNMPGHNKKACKQLRQDESATQTRMRGSTTPPRNVGGRPRTINVDTQNTNVNMTGGNGRGNRRGRGNGRGRGNGRGVESSTRGGARGKRGRGEFSGCPPPFSGFGNWNDNGMSDGRNFIPSDMVARMAMQSHNTSETWTVQIIQRHSTRFGDVLFSSQSSSTRTCVHQDSRIPPNESSSNC from the exons ATGGAATATGAAACTGTTCAAGCTGGTCAAGGCATATGGGAGATCACAGGCTATGCAGGGCACAAAGTTGTTAACATGAATGTAAGAACTTGTACTTGTAGAGAATGGAATATAACTGGTGTTCCTTGTGTACATACATGTGCAGCAATTATAGATTCTGATCAAGAACGAGCAGACCTTATCCATCCATATTATAGTATAGAGTACTATTGTAGAGCTTATAAGGGTATGGTGATTCCTATTCCAGAAGAGGGTCTATGGGTTCAGACAAGTGGCTTGCCTATTCAACCATCAAAACTAAGGAGAAGACCTGGCAGACTAAGAAAGCTACGAAGAAAAAGTGCAGATGAGCTTGTGAATAATGATGTGGTAACCAGAAAGGGTACTATAGCCCACTGCAGCAACTGTAATATGCCTGGTCATAATAAGAAGGCATGCAAGCAACTAAGACAA GATGAAAGTGCCACTCAAACAAGAATGAGAGGAAGTACAACCCCTCCAAGAAATGTTGGTGGAAGACCGAGAACGATTAATGTGGACACACAGAATACTAATGTCAATATGACTGGTGGTAATGGAAGGGGTAATAGAAGGGGCAGAGGTAATGGTAGGGGAAGAGGTAATGGTAGGGGAGTGGAATCGTCAACTAGAGGCGGGGCAAGAGGGAAAAGAGGGAGAGGTGAATTTTCAGGATGTCCTCCACCGTTTTCTGGATTTGGAAATTGGAATGATAATGGCATGTCTGATGGTAGAAATTTCATCCCATCTGATATG GTGGCAAGGATGGCCATGCAATCTCATAACACTTCTGAAACCTGGACAGTTCAAATA ATCCAAAGGCATTCAACAAGATTTGGTGATGTTTTGTTCTCCAGTCAATCTTCCAGCACAAGGACATGTGTGCATCAAGACTCTCGAATACCACCTAATGAAAGTTCATCTAACTGTTAA
- the LOC140008369 gene encoding uncharacterized protein isoform X1, translating to MQVKSLKDTPHRCSWSYKNVSANSRWLAEHFKKKLADDPDWKLKGFRKTIKRKFKLRVSRWKVYKAKKHAHSEMFGDHKKQYSRRRDYCATIMLKSPGSAVYVLTEVVPASVNPIFQRMFVMFGAQKDGFISGCRPVIGLDACHLKGRFGGHVIHAVGRDRNNQMYPIAMACVESECKKSWHWFLELLTTHIGSPAHMNWVFISDRQKGLVETFDVLFPGMEHRFYVRHMYANFKLKFKDMALRDIMWAAARAYETDGWSQKMRELQVANREAYDRLSAIPANLWSRCIFNTRSKCDFLSNNVSESFNQYIKEAREEPILSMFEAIRRLIMCRYQEKREFISKVKGKFV from the exons ATGCAGGTGAAGAGCTTGAAAGACACCCCTCATAGATGTTCTTGGTCTTATAAGAATGTTAGTGCAAATTCGAGATGGTTGGCTGAACACTTCAAAAAGAAATTGGCTGATGATCCTGACTGGAAACTTAAGGGATTTCGAAAGACAATTAAAAGAAAGTTCAAATTAAGAGTTTCTAGATGGAAGGTGTATAAGGCCAAGAAACATGCACATTCTGAAATGTTTGGGGATCATAAGAAACAATATTCCAGACGAAGAGATTATTGTGCAACCATTATGTTGAAAAGTCCTGGTTCTGCAGTCTATGTTCTAACAGAAGTTGTTCCAGCATCTGTCAATCCCATATTTCAGAGAATGTTTGTTATGTTTGGGGCACAAAAGGATGGATTTATAAGTGGCTGCAGGCCAGTTATAGGTTTAGATGCTTGTCATCTCAAAGGAAGATTTGGGGGACATGTAATACATGCTGTTGGGAGGGATAGAAATAATCAGATGTATCCTATAGCAATGGCATGCGTGGAATCTGAATGTAAGAAAAGTTGGCATTGGTTTCTAGAACTTCTGACTACTCATATTGGATCACCAGCTCACATGAATTGGGTGTTCATTTCTGACAGACAAAAG GGTCTGGTTGAGACATTTGATGTGCTGTTTCCTGGGATGGAACATAGGTTCTATGTTAGGCATATGTATGCCAATTTCAAACTGAAGTTTAAGGACATGGCACTTAGGGATATCATGTGGGCTGCTGCACGAGCATATGAAACAGATGGATGGTCACAAAAGATGAGAGAACTCCAGGTTGCTAATAGGGAAGCTTATGACAGGTTGAGTGCTATTCCAGCTAATCTTTGGTCAAGATGCATATTCAATACAAGATCAAAGTGTGATTTTTTGAGTAACAACGTTAGTGAATCCTTCAACCAGTATATTAAAGAGGCAAGGGAGGAGCCAATTTTATCTATGTTTGAAGCAATTAGAAGGCTGATTATGTGTAGAtaccaagaaaagagagagttcATATCTAAGGTCAAAGGAAAATTTGTCTAA
- the LOC140008190 gene encoding uncharacterized protein, translated as MKSMKGRIVKKLNSISTIHSLKQGFLFRTTSLSNQYFQTSSPPKECEKDNIQSELVTGGRIDQSEIIKDVEDDALVPGKCDDEKAEDFRPPLKSEEDAGSALDNKEELQLMAESAIDEKCETDCQSGGSAVGQLNQKNVHQSPSDSTLVACFKLRDMEESKMIDANDLSELLSSLQGFEERCPPGGSESIVLYTTSMRGIRKTFEDCTSIRFLLESFRVEYHERDVAMHLEYREELWRVMGQRVVPPRLFIRGRYIGGADEVIGLHERGMLRKLLQGIPLTPNNSACTGCAGVKFVLCFNCNGSRKIIAPDDGPAIRCSECNENGLVKCPICGRL; from the coding sequence ATGAAAAGCATGAAAGGAAGAATTGTAAAGAAACTGAATTCCATATCAACCATCCACTCTTTGAAACAAGGCTTCTTGTTTAGGACTACCAGTCTGTCAAACCAATACTTCCAAACTTCATCACCTCCAAAAGAATGCGAGAAGGATAATATTCAATCAGAGCTAGTCACGGGCGGTAGAATAGATCAATCAGAGATCATAAAGGATGTTGAAGATGACGCACTGGTTCCTGGCAAATGTGATGATGAGAAAGCAGAAGATTTTAGACCCCCCTTAAAGTCTGAGGAGGACGCAGGCTCTGCTCTCGATAACAAGGAGGAATTACAATTAATGGCAGAATCAGCCATTGATGAGAAATGTGAGACCGACTGTCAAAGTGGGGGGTCAGCTGTAGGGCAGCTGAACCAAAAAAATGTTCATCAGAGCCCGTCTGACTCCACACTAGTAGCTTGCTTTAAGCTGAGAGATATGGAAGAAAGCAAAATGATTGATGCAAATGATCTGTCTGAACTTCTTTCATCATTGCAGGGATTTGAAGAAAGATGCCCTCCTGGTGGAAGCGAATCAATTGTTCTCTACACAACAAGCATGAGAGGAATCAGGAAAACCTTTGAAGACTGCACAAGCATCCGGTTCCTTTTGGAGAGCTTTCGAGTTGAATACCACGAGAGAGATGTCGCGATGCACTTGGAATACAGAGAAGAGCTTTGGAGGGTTATGGGACAAAGGGTAGTCCCTCCCAGGCTGTTCATCCGAGGTAGATATATCGGAGGGGCAGATGAAGTGATAGGATTGCATGAAAGGGGAATGCTGAGGAAGCTCCTGCAAGGGATACCTCTGACTCCAAACAATTCTGCTTGCACTGGTTGCGCAGGAGTAAAATTCGTACTGTGTTTCAACTGCAATGGAAGCCGCAAGATCATCGCTCCAGATGATGGACCGGCGATCAGATGCTCAGAGTGCAATGAGAATGGATTAGTGAAGTGCCCCATTTGCGGCCGGCTTTAA
- the LOC113692743 gene encoding uncharacterized protein encodes MVVKMMRWRPWPPLQTRKYEVRLKVRRLEGSLAVMGNGSNNNDWVHASTADKEGGGAAPPGFTVEIRWKGPKIALSTFRRSTVKKNCTREESVKTQEDGENGGFLVLWDEEFQSVCTLSGYKDNVFHPWEVAFTVFSNGLNQGAKNRGSLVGTAVLNLAEFASVTEKEVETDIPLVLSGCTSEPRLSLRILFSLLELRGAQDSVESAQRTSFPVQSPLQSGDSPLPEKDELSALKAGLRKVKIFTEYVSTRRAKKACREEEGSEGRCSAKSEDGDYAYPFDTDSLEEFDERESDDGKENATVRKSFSYGTLAYANFAGGSFYSNSRSNSVDEDWVYYSNRKSDVGCPPVDNPITSVSEASVLQNTKRSILPWKKRKLSFRSPKTKGEPLLKKGNGEEGGDDIDFDRRQLSSDESFSFWWRKTDEDSSAHRSSVSEFGDDNFAVGNWEQKGIMSRDGHLKLHTQVFFASIDQRSERAAGESACTALVAVIADWLQNNHDHMPIKSQFDSLIREGSLEWRNLCDNEIYRERFPDKHFDLETILHAKIGSLSVIPGKSFIGFFHPDGMDEGRFDFLHGAMSFDNIWDEISRVALECPGDSEPQVYIVSWNDHFFVLKVEAEAYYIIDTLGERLYEGCNQAYILKFDRNTTIYKLPNTAQSSQEKTVGDLPVVAAAEPKNADSQQVSSKEGSTEDSEPMKSEEEEELVICRGKESCKEYIKSFLAAIPIRELQADIKKGLIKSTPLHHRLQIEFHFTDLQLPAPVSPPVEEVASIVQQVIEVA; translated from the exons ATGGTGGTCAAGATGATGAGGTGGCGACCATGGCCACCCCTGCAGACGAGAAAATACGAGGTCAGATTGAAAGTACGGAGGCTGGAGGGTTCTCTGGCGGTGATGGGGAACGGCAGCAACAATAATGATTGGGTGCATGCGTCTACTGCAGATAAAGAAGGTGGTGGGGCCGCTCCACCGGGATTCACGGTGGAGATCAGGTGGAAGGGACCCAAGATCGCCCTCAGCACTTTCAGGAGGAGCACTGTTAAGAAGAACTGTACTAGAGAGGAGAGTGTCAAAACCCAGGAAGATGGTGAAAACGGTGGCTTCTTGGTGCTGTGGGACGAGGAGTTTCAGAGTGTTTGTACTCTTTCTGGGTACAAGGACAATGTGTTTCATCCCTGGGAGGTTGCCTTTACTGTCTTCTCCAAT GGTTTAAATCAAGGGGCAAAGAACAGGGGATCTCTTGTTGGTACAGCAGTCTTGAACCTTGCTGAATTTGCTAGCGTGActgaaaaggaagttgaaacCGATATTCCTTTGGTACTTTCTGGCTGTACATCTGAACCTCGGCTCTCACTTCGT ATATTGTTTAGCTTATTGGAGCTGAGAGGTGCACAGGATTCAGTAGAGTCAGCACAGAGGACAAGTTTTCCTGTTCAATCTCCACTACAGTCTGGAGATAGTCCCTTACCAGAGAAAGATGAGCTTTCTGCTCTTAAAGCTGGTCTCAGAAAGGTCAAAATTTTCACAGAGTACGTGTCCACCCGGAGAGCTAAAAAGGCTTGCCGTGAGGAAGAAGGAAGTGAAGGCAGGTGCTCGGCCAAGAGTGAGGATGGCGATTATGCTTACCCATTTGACACAGATTCACTGGAAGAATTTGATGAAAGAGAATCAGatgatggcaaggaaaacgctaCTGTTAGGAAGTCATTTAGTTATGGAACATTAGCTTATGCTAACTTTGCAGGTGGGTCGTTTTACTCCAATTCTAGGAGCAACAGTGTTGATGAGGATTGGGTTTACTATAGCAACCGCAAATCTGATGTTGGCTGTCCACCTGTTGATAATCCAATTACTTCTGTTTCTGAGGCATCTGTCTTGCAGAATACGAAACGTAGTATATTACCTTGGAAAAAGAGGAAGCTGAGCTTCAGATCTCCTAAAACCAAAGGCGAGCCATTGCTGAAGAAGGGAAATGGAGAAGAAGGCGGAGATGATATCGACTTTGATCGCCGGCAGCTCAGCTCAGACGAATCTTTCTCTTTCTGG TGGCGGAAGACAGATGAAGACTCAAGTGCACATCGCTCATCTGTATCTGAGTTTGGAGATGACAATTTTGCTGTTGGTAATTGGGAACAGAAAGGAATTATGAGCCGAGATGGACATCTGAAGCTCCATACCCAGGTGTTCTTTGCTTCTATTGACCAGCGAAGTGAGCGGGCAGCTGGAGAGAGTGCATGCACTGCCCTTGTTGCTGTAATTGCTGATTGGTTGCAAAATAATCATGATCATATGCCGATTAAATCACAGTTTGATAGTTTAATCAGGGAAGGATCTCTAGAATGGAGGAACCTTTGTGACAATGAGATTTACAGAGAGCGATTTCCTGACAAGCACTTTGATCTTGAGACTATCCTCCATGCAAAAATTGGTTCTCTTTCTGTAATTCCTGGAAAGTCATTTATTGGATTTTTTCATCCAGATGGGATGGATGAGGGAAGATTTGATTTTCTTCATGGTGCCATGTCATTTGACAATATCTGGGATGAAATCAGCCGTGTTGCTTTAGAATGTCCAGGTGACAGTGAACCTCAGGTCTACATTGTCAGTTGGAATGATCATTTCTTTGTGCTTAAGGTTGAAGCTGAAGCTTACTACATCATCGACACCCTAGGAGAGAGACTCTATGAAGGATGTAACCAGGCTTACATACTGAAGTTTGACAGGAACACAACCATCTACAAGTTGCCAAATACCGCTCAATCATCCCAAGAAAAAACTGTTGGTGATCTGCCAGTTGTTGCAGCAGCAGAACCAAAGAATGCAGATTCTCAGCAGGTAAGCTCAAAAGAAGGTTCGACAGAAGATTCTGAACCAATGAAGAGTGAAGAGGAGGAAGAACTGGTCATATGTCGAGGCAAAGAGTCGTGCAAGGAGTACATAAAGAGCTTCTTGGCTGCTATTCCTATTAGGGAACTGCAGGCAGATATCAAGAAAGGTTTGATAAAATCAACGCCCCTACATCATCGATTACAGATTGAATTTCACTTCACTGACCTACAGTTACCAGCCCCTGTAAGTCCACCAGTAGAAGAAGTCGCTTCAATTGTGCAACAAGTAATTGAAGTTGCCTAA